A window of Kyrpidia spormannii genomic DNA:
AACCTGAACAGAACATCGGGATCACCGACAGTCACCACATCGCTCTGAGCCGCCCTCATTCTGTAACGAATGCCAACTACGATGTACAAAGCAAGGAAAGTGCAGAAAAACGCAACTGATAGCCAGCCAAGCCATTTGTGGTGAATAAACATCTCCCAGATGCCGGATAGGGAACTGCTAAACCTGGCTCTCAAAGCTTGTGGAAGAATCAACCATGCATGATCGGACCGAAAAATAGATACGGAAATAGGATGATCCGCAAAATCCGTCAAGACTTGATCGGAAACAAACCACAACAAACCTGTTACGACTGTCAAACTGATTATGTACAAGACCGGAGGCATTCGATAAGGATTCGCTGCTGGCCCATACACATGACGGTACAACGTCCAAAGATAAACTCCGGAAACAACTGCAATCCATAAAATTGCGATCCCGAATCCCAAAACCAGATTTCCAGTAACGTCCAGAATAATTGCAACCGACACAAATTGAAGCCCAATATGACGTATCCAGAAACACGCCGTTTCGCCCAGCAGCCACGTTATCGTCAAGTCTTCATCAGGCCAAGGTGATTGTTTGAGGATATCCCGCAACGGATCATTCCTTAGTCGCTCCACATCCCTTCTAGCCATAGTACTTGGCATGTACAAATTAAACAACAGTGCAAGACCGGCTAGAACCCACCAACCTGGAATGCCACGGGATCCGAGTACGAGGTATGCAATCATGACAAAAACCGAGTTTTGCAGCACAACGGCGACTGTCCAAACTACCCAAGCCGGTACAGCGATACCAAAGATCTCTTTGAGCTTTAACACCACAGTGGCAAATTCCTGGCGCGTCTGATTCAGGACCATTATCCGTACGATTTCCCAGCGCACCCACTTCATAGGTGCCCCCTTATCCAAAGTTAACCGAGCACTCTTCTCTTGCAACATCACTTTTTGTTAGGCTGCCTCCCCGAGTAACTGATTCGGCAGGTTGCGTCCGACAGTCAGGCAGTTCGACGTCCCTGTTGCACGTCTGGCTACCCCACCGTCGGACAAGCTGCCGAGCCTACTTCCATGAGATTACTACCACGCTATTGCTTGAAGCCAAAGATTCCTCTTGAGGTAGTTCAATACGACCGCAACAATGTAGTCTGCTGAGGCCGTCCAAACCGATAGGCTACCCCCGGATAGAATGGTAGTAATAATACTCATCGTGATAATCGCCCAACCAAACTGGTTAATCAACGAAACAATCTGTTGAGCAACCCAATTGCCAACACCTAGAAAACCCATCAGATCAAACACCAAACCACCCACCTCGCTGAAATTTGTCCCTACCTAGTAGATCGTTTCCCTTGTTTCGACAGCATTTGCAATCGACATATGATAGGGTAAGGTGACGATACGTGTAGAAATGAGGGAGCAGAATGCCGGGGCGTGTCTATCGAAAGTTGCATCCAGAAATTACACTGACGGAAGAGGAACGAATGCAGTTGGAACGCATTCGCCAATCCCGCTCGGAAAGTGTTCGCCATGTCCAAAGAGCGAGCATCCTTCTCCTGTGTGCGGACGGACAGAACAAGGCAGCCATTGCACGGGACTTGGGCATGAGCCTCGTTGCGGTCAACGGAACAATCCGCCGCGCTCGGAAAGTGGGCGTCTTGCAAGCCTTGGATGATCTGCCCCGCTCCGGTCATCCGGAGGTCATCACCCCGGAAGCGAAGGCTTGGCTGATCTCCTTGGCTTGCCAAAAGCCGACGGCCCTTGGATACCCGCACGAAG
This region includes:
- a CDS encoding uberolysin/carnocyclin family circular bacteriocin, which produces MFDLMGFLGVGNWVAQQIVSLINQFGWAIITMSIITTILSGGSLSVWTASADYIVAVVLNYLKRNLWLQAIAW